A single Nicotiana tabacum cultivar K326 chromosome 5, ASM71507v2, whole genome shotgun sequence DNA region contains:
- the LOC107771504 gene encoding putative protein phosphatase 2C 43, with translation MFSWLIRTVSACWRPLSRYVPMSKDEDDVFVGGEDDVLLWCRDLEKHSCGEFSFAVVQANSVLEDHSQVDTGREATFVAIYDGHGGPEASRFVRDHLFLHLIRLARENGTIDEEVLKNAFAATEVGFLSLVRRAFGITPLIATKGCCCLVGVIWKRTLYVANLGDSRAVLGHIGRSNKIFAEQLTKDHNASIEEVRKELMSLHPDDSRIVVNVNGAWRVKGIIQVSRSIGDAYLKKPEFAVGPAYPRFHLKEPLIRPVLRADPSVCSRNLQPGDRFLIFASDGLWELISNQKAVEIVHNNPREGIARRLVISALDEAARRRKLKYDDLKKYDKGARRAFHDDITVVVIFIDHEMLEGKQSVPELSVRGFIDTHGPSDFNILQEVAMKTNSLK, from the exons ATGTTTTCCTGGCTGATAAGGACGGTATCAGCATGTTGGCGACCATTGAGTCGATATGTCCCTATGAGCAAGGATGAAGATGATGTTTTTGTGGGAGGTGAAGATGATGTGCTTTTATGGTGTAGAGACCTTGAGAAACATTCATGTGGGGAGTTTTCTTTTGCTGTAGTCCAAGCTAATTCAGTACTTGAAGATCATAGCCAAGTTGATACTGGTCGTGAAGCTACTTTTGTTGCGATTTATGATGGTCATGGTGGCCCTGAGGCTTCAAGATTTGTCCGTGATCACCTTTTCCTGCATTTAATTA GGCTTGCCCGAGAAAATGGAACAATAGATGAAGAAGTGCTTAAAAATGCGTTCGCTGCAACTGAAGTTGGCTTTCTTTCTCTTGTGAGAAGGGCATTTGGTATTACACCATTAATTGCGACAAAGGGTTGCTGCTGTCTGGTTGGTGTTATCTGGAAAAGGACGTTGTATGTTGCTAACCTTGGCGATTCTAGAGCAGTATTAGGTCATATAGGGAGATCAAATAAAATTTTTGCTGAGCAATTGACCAAGGATCATAATGCCAGTATCGAGGAGGTTAGGAAGGAACTGATGTCGTTGCACCCAGACGATTCACGCATTGTGGTTAATGTCAATGGAGCTTGGCGTGTTAAAGGCATCATACAG GTATCTAGATCAATTGGAGATGCATATCTGAAGAAGCCAGAGTTTGCTGTTGGTCCAGCTTACCCACGATTCCATCTTAAAGAACCACTTATTCGGCCAGTGCTAAGAGCTGATCCATCTGTATGTTCAAGAAACTTACAACCCGGTGATAGATTTCTTATATTTGCTTCTGACGGGCTGTGGGAACTCATAAGCAATCAAAAGGCTGTCGAGATTGTGCataataacccaagagag GGCATCGCAAGAAGACTTGTTATATCAGCCCTGGATGAGGCAgcaaggagaaggaagttgaAGTATGATGACCTTAAGAAGTATGACAAGGGTGCGAGGAGGGCCTTTCATGATGATATAACAGTTGTTGTCATCTTTATAGATCATGAGATGTTGGAAGGAAAACAATCTGTGCCCGAACTGTCAGTTCGAGGATTTATAGATACTCATGGACCATCAGATTTCAATATCCTCCAAGAGGTTGCTATGAAGACAAATTCTCTCAAGTGA